The following are encoded in a window of Deinococcus misasensis DSM 22328 genomic DNA:
- a CDS encoding ABC transporter permease yields MASHAMIKENQTRGSASWISGVLILLAHAVLFYISYTLNQQSEVPQKLLLQIVSVVSLVVGLVGVAQVARSRKDFIPAALLFTVSVFFVEALLRVNQVPAGLIPTPSRVVQALYTAREVLLMDVFYTFVLEALVGFVAGIVIGVLASMLVARFKFLELGVLPYASIFSSIPIVALAPVMVKAIGLEWPSKAAVVAVTVIFPIIVNVVRGLQSASPLHLDLMHSYAASPMRIFFDVRVPTALPYFFNALKISTTLSLISAIVAEFFGTTGNGLGFRIQIEAGRFNFDIVWAAIVVASVIGIAFFSLIGALERKVTGWHASFRS; encoded by the coding sequence ATGGCGAGCCACGCGATGATCAAAGAAAACCAGACCAGAGGTTCAGCCTCTTGGATCTCTGGCGTGTTGATTCTGCTGGCCCATGCGGTGCTCTTTTACATCTCCTACACCCTCAATCAGCAATCTGAGGTGCCCCAGAAACTGCTGCTTCAAATCGTGTCGGTGGTGTCTCTGGTGGTCGGACTGGTGGGCGTGGCACAGGTGGCCCGCTCCAGAAAAGACTTCATTCCTGCAGCCTTGTTGTTCACGGTGTCGGTGTTCTTTGTGGAGGCCCTCCTGCGGGTCAATCAGGTTCCTGCGGGCCTCATTCCCACCCCGAGTCGGGTGGTGCAGGCCCTGTACACCGCCCGCGAAGTGCTGCTGATGGACGTGTTCTACACTTTTGTGCTGGAAGCTCTGGTGGGCTTTGTGGCAGGCATCGTGATCGGGGTGCTGGCTTCCATGCTGGTGGCCCGCTTCAAGTTTCTGGAACTCGGGGTGTTGCCTTACGCCAGCATTTTCTCCAGCATTCCGATTGTGGCCCTTGCGCCCGTGATGGTGAAAGCCATCGGTCTGGAGTGGCCTTCAAAAGCTGCTGTGGTGGCCGTCACGGTGATTTTCCCGATCATTGTGAACGTGGTGCGTGGCCTCCAGAGCGCCAGTCCGTTGCACCTCGACCTGATGCATTCTTACGCGGCCAGCCCCATGCGCATTTTCTTTGACGTGCGGGTGCCCACGGCCCTGCCGTACTTTTTCAACGCCCTGAAGATCTCCACCACCCTGAGCCTGATCAGCGCCATTGTGGCCGAATTCTTCGGCACCACAGGCAACGGTCTGGGGTTTAGAATTCAGATTGAAGCCGGACGCTTCAATTTCGACATCGTGTGGGCTGCCATCGTGGTGGCCTCGGTCATCGGCATTGCTTTTTTCTCCCTCATCGGTGCCCTGGAACGCAAAGTGACCGGTTGGCACGCCAGTTTCCGCAGTTGA
- a CDS encoding ABC transporter permease produces the protein MNTALQRFAPLLLVAVIAVLLYYPLMIWANSPVAQRSLETGADIGCKTVSECVYVLRNPVIPAPTQLAEGIKSLTFPPLAPTSAPYNALVTLGEAIVGLALASVVGLLLAILLVLSGSFERAVLPWLVASQTVPIIAIAPMLAVILGQYGVQGWFPKALIAAYIAFFPIVVGVSKGLKSPDPLQIDLMKTYNASSVQVFTLLRFPASVPFLFTALKVASTAAMVGSIVAEISTISFSGIGKMLAENSRASDTIALWVIMIYGALLGIVLVGIINLLERMVAPWRATR, from the coding sequence ATGAACACCGCTTTGCAGAGATTTGCCCCTCTGCTGCTGGTAGCGGTGATTGCCGTCCTCTTGTATTACCCACTGATGATCTGGGCGAATTCTCCAGTGGCCCAGAGGTCTCTGGAAACAGGTGCAGACATCGGCTGCAAAACCGTCTCCGAGTGCGTTTACGTGCTGAGAAATCCGGTGATTCCTGCCCCGACCCAACTGGCTGAAGGGATCAAAAGCCTGACCTTTCCCCCTCTGGCCCCCACTTCCGCCCCGTACAATGCGCTGGTCACGCTGGGAGAGGCCATTGTGGGTCTGGCCCTCGCTTCGGTGGTGGGTTTGCTGCTGGCCATCTTGCTGGTTCTGAGTGGCAGCTTTGAACGTGCGGTGTTGCCGTGGTTGGTGGCTTCCCAGACGGTGCCGATCATTGCGATTGCTCCTATGCTGGCCGTGATTCTCGGGCAGTATGGGGTGCAGGGGTGGTTCCCCAAAGCCCTGATTGCTGCCTACATCGCCTTTTTCCCGATTGTGGTGGGGGTCAGCAAAGGTCTGAAAAGCCCGGACCCCCTGCAAATCGACCTGATGAAAACCTACAACGCGTCCAGCGTGCAGGTTTTCACGTTGCTGCGGTTTCCAGCCTCGGTGCCCTTTTTGTTCACCGCCCTGAAAGTGGCCTCCACCGCTGCCATGGTGGGCAGCATCGTTGCAGAGATTTCCACCATCAGTTTCTCGGGGATTGGCAAAATGCTGGCCGAGAACTCACGGGCCAGCGACACCATCGCCCTGTGGGTGATCATGATTTACGGTGCCCTGCTGGGCATTGTGCTGGTCGGCATCATCAACCTGCTGGAAAGGATGGTGGCCCCATGGCGAGCCACGCGATGA
- a CDS encoding ABC transporter ATP-binding protein, translating into MTLPENKSPPLVSVRDVSMIFRTRDTETIALQGANLDIKEGEFISLIGPSGCGKTTLLRILADLQAPTSGDITIKGLTPTKAREARAYGYVFQAPALMDWRSVLKNVMLPLEVMGFPQQNRLEKAREMLRLVGLEKFEKNYPFQLSGGMQQRVSIARALAFDPPLLFMDEPFGALDEITRENLNMELLRLWRETKKTVIFVTHSISEAVFLSTRVVVMTARPGKIEGIVDVDLPQPRGVDTREHPRFFEIATEIRELLRKGHA; encoded by the coding sequence ATGACTTTGCCCGAGAACAAATCCCCCCCGCTGGTCAGTGTGCGGGATGTCAGCATGATTTTTCGCACCAGAGACACCGAAACCATCGCCCTGCAAGGGGCCAACCTCGACATCAAAGAAGGGGAGTTCATCAGCCTGATTGGGCCTTCCGGTTGTGGAAAAACCACTTTGCTGCGCATTCTGGCAGACCTGCAGGCCCCGACCTCTGGTGACATCACCATCAAAGGACTGACACCCACCAAGGCCAGAGAGGCACGGGCCTATGGTTACGTGTTTCAGGCTCCGGCCCTGATGGACTGGCGCAGCGTTCTGAAAAACGTGATGTTGCCTCTTGAGGTGATGGGTTTTCCCCAGCAGAACCGTCTGGAAAAAGCCCGTGAGATGCTACGGTTGGTGGGCCTCGAAAAATTCGAGAAGAACTATCCGTTTCAGCTCTCTGGTGGGATGCAGCAACGGGTGAGCATTGCACGTGCGCTGGCCTTCGATCCCCCTTTGCTGTTCATGGATGAGCCTTTCGGTGCCTTGGACGAGATCACCAGAGAGAACCTCAACATGGAACTTTTAAGGCTCTGGCGCGAAACCAAAAAAACCGTGATTTTCGTGACCCACTCGATCAGCGAGGCGGTGTTTTTGTCCACCCGCGTGGTGGTGATGACCGCCCGTCCCGGCAAAATTGAGGGCATTGTGGATGTGGATTTGCCCCAGCCCAGAGGGGTGGACACCCGCGAACACCCCCGGTTTTTCGAGATCGCCACCGAAATCCGTGAACTCCTCAGAAAGGGACACGCATGA
- the hydA gene encoding dihydropyrimidinase — protein MPLLIKNGEIITADTRYHADILIQDETITQIGLDLEMDDEDLEVIDATGKYIFPGFIDPHVHIYLPFMATFAKDNHTTGSQAALVGGTTTFIEMCCPSRNDDHLEAYNLWKSKAEGNSACDYTFHMGISKFDETVESQLQQIVEDGISSFKVFLSYKNFFGVEDGELFQVLTLAKKLGVIVTAHCENAELVAQLQKSLLAEGKTGPEYHEKSRPVEVEAEGTNRFATFVEMTGATGYVVHLSCEAALKEAMKAKSKGVPLYIESVIPHFLLDKTFAEKPDHEGAKYVMSPPLREKGNQKALWAALEQGFIDTVGTDHCPFDIDQKAMGKGDFTKIPNGIPAIEDRVNLLYTYGVSRGHLDIHRFVDAASTKSAKLFGLFPKKGTIAVGSDADLVIYDPQYRGTISAKTQKVNNDYNGFEGWEIDGKPWIVTVRGQVQVKDGEFVGDPSRGQLLRRKPQYF, from the coding sequence ATGCCACTGCTGATCAAAAATGGCGAAATCATCACTGCAGACACCCGTTACCACGCCGACATCCTGATTCAGGATGAGACCATCACCCAGATCGGGCTGGATCTGGAAATGGACGATGAGGATCTGGAAGTCATTGATGCCACCGGGAAATACATTTTTCCGGGCTTCATTGATCCGCACGTGCACATCTACCTGCCGTTCATGGCGACCTTCGCCAAGGACAACCACACCACGGGCAGTCAGGCCGCTCTGGTGGGCGGAACCACCACTTTCATCGAGATGTGCTGCCCGAGCCGCAACGATGACCATCTGGAGGCCTACAACCTCTGGAAATCCAAGGCCGAGGGGAACAGTGCCTGCGATTACACCTTCCACATGGGCATCTCCAAGTTCGATGAGACGGTGGAAAGTCAACTTCAACAAATCGTCGAGGACGGCATCAGTTCCTTCAAGGTGTTCCTGTCTTACAAGAACTTTTTTGGTGTGGAGGATGGAGAACTCTTTCAGGTCCTCACCCTCGCCAAGAAACTCGGGGTGATCGTCACCGCCCACTGTGAGAACGCAGAACTGGTGGCCCAGTTGCAGAAATCCCTGCTGGCAGAAGGCAAAACCGGCCCCGAGTACCACGAGAAAAGCCGCCCTGTAGAAGTCGAGGCCGAGGGCACCAACCGTTTTGCGACTTTTGTGGAGATGACCGGAGCCACGGGTTATGTGGTCCACCTCTCCTGTGAAGCGGCCCTGAAAGAGGCCATGAAAGCCAAATCCAAAGGGGTTCCCCTGTACATCGAGTCGGTGATTCCCCACTTCCTGCTGGACAAAACCTTTGCAGAGAAACCCGACCACGAGGGGGCCAAGTATGTGATGTCTCCTCCCTTGCGTGAAAAAGGCAACCAAAAAGCCCTGTGGGCCGCTCTGGAGCAGGGGTTCATTGACACGGTGGGCACCGACCACTGCCCCTTTGACATTGATCAGAAGGCCATGGGCAAGGGGGATTTCACCAAAATTCCCAACGGGATTCCGGCAATAGAAGACCGTGTGAACCTGCTTTATACCTATGGGGTGAGCAGGGGACACCTCGACATCCACCGTTTTGTGGACGCAGCCAGCACCAAATCTGCCAAACTTTTTGGGCTGTTTCCCAAAAAAGGCACCATTGCGGTGGGCAGTGACGCCGATCTGGTGATTTACGATCCCCAGTACCGCGGCACCATCAGCGCAAAAACCCAGAAGGTCAACAACGATTACAACGGCTTTGAAGGCTGGGAAATCGACGGCAAACCGTGGATCGTGACCGTGCGCGGTCAGGTGCAGGTCAAAGACGGTGAATTTGTTGGAGATCCCTCAAGAGGGCAACTCCTGAGGCGCAAACCTCAGTATTTTTAG
- the preA gene encoding NAD-dependent dihydropyrimidine dehydrogenase subunit PreA, whose product MADLSINFAGIRSPNPFWLASAPPSNSGYQVNKAFEAGWGGAVWKTIGAPVLNISNRYGGLTIGGQRLMAINNVELISDRPLEVNLREIAEVKRLWPDRAVIVSAMVEADPKAWQDIIMKIEDTGADGIELNYGCPQGMSERGMGAAVGQVPEMCKMNTAWVTSMTRLPVIVKLTPNITHIVEPAHAALAGGAHALSLINTINSIMRVDLDSLQITPNIGGRGTHGGYAGPAVKPIALNLLTELMTDPTVLRSGVPISGIGGISNWRDAAEFLLLGATSLQVCTAVMHYGFRIVEDMIDGLSNWMDEKGFATIYDVAGKSLPQVSTFNDLDLSYQAVARIDPEKCIQCNLCYVACNDTAHQCIDLIAPDGAVVAPGYDPRVNGKQVAATRPTPKVREEDCVGCALCYNVCPVEGCIDMVSVPSGRESVTWGALTAAKPEVGTDWAAMEAYRKDVGIDIH is encoded by the coding sequence ATGGCTGACCTGAGCATCAATTTTGCAGGAATCCGCTCCCCCAACCCCTTCTGGCTGGCCTCCGCTCCCCCCAGCAACTCTGGTTATCAGGTGAACAAAGCCTTTGAAGCCGGATGGGGAGGGGCCGTCTGGAAAACCATCGGGGCTCCAGTCTTGAACATCAGCAACCGCTACGGGGGCCTGACCATCGGTGGCCAGAGGCTCATGGCCATCAACAACGTCGAATTGATCTCCGACCGACCTCTGGAAGTCAACCTGCGGGAAATTGCTGAAGTGAAACGGCTCTGGCCGGACCGCGCTGTGATCGTTTCCGCGATGGTGGAAGCCGATCCCAAAGCGTGGCAAGACATCATCATGAAAATCGAGGACACCGGAGCAGACGGCATCGAACTGAATTACGGCTGTCCGCAGGGCATGAGTGAACGCGGCATGGGCGCAGCGGTCGGACAGGTCCCCGAGATGTGCAAGATGAACACCGCATGGGTCACCAGCATGACCCGCCTGCCGGTCATCGTGAAACTGACCCCCAACATCACCCACATTGTGGAACCCGCACATGCTGCTCTGGCCGGAGGGGCACACGCGCTCAGCCTGATCAACACCATCAACAGCATCATGCGGGTGGATCTGGATTCTTTGCAGATCACCCCCAACATCGGCGGACGGGGTACCCACGGCGGATACGCCGGACCAGCCGTGAAACCCATTGCCTTAAACCTCCTCACGGAATTGATGACCGATCCCACCGTGCTGCGCTCCGGGGTGCCGATCTCGGGCATCGGAGGGATCAGCAACTGGCGGGACGCTGCAGAATTCCTGCTGCTCGGGGCCACCAGTTTGCAGGTGTGCACCGCCGTCATGCACTACGGTTTCCGCATCGTGGAAGACATGATCGACGGCCTCTCCAACTGGATGGACGAAAAAGGCTTTGCCACCATCTACGACGTGGCCGGAAAGAGCCTGCCGCAAGTTTCCACCTTCAACGATCTGGACCTCTCCTATCAGGCTGTGGCCCGCATCGACCCCGAGAAATGCATCCAGTGCAACCTCTGCTATGTGGCCTGCAACGACACCGCCCACCAGTGCATCGACCTGATCGCCCCGGATGGTGCAGTGGTCGCCCCCGGCTACGACCCCAGAGTGAACGGCAAACAGGTGGCTGCCACCCGCCCCACCCCCAAAGTCCGCGAAGAAGACTGCGTGGGATGCGCCCTGTGCTACAACGTCTGCCCTGTGGAAGGCTGCATCGACATGGTCAGCGTACCCTCGGGTCGGGAGTCCGTGACCTGGGGTGCCCTCACGGCGGCCAAACCCGAGGTCGGCACCGACTGGGCGGCGATGGAGGCGTATCGTAAGGATGTGGGGATAGATATTCATTAG